The Pseudorasbora parva isolate DD20220531a chromosome 19, ASM2467924v1, whole genome shotgun sequence genomic sequence TATTCATAAACATCACAAAGATGGAAACATCAGATTCAAGATGGCGTTAGGCAAGACTGCGTTAGGACAAATATCAGTAAACATGAGAAATATGGCACAAATCAATAATTATAATCACGGCATGACAAAATCAACcacataaacattaaaaaatacttcAGTAAACACTCGATTATCCAACATATCCGGGTTACACATGACACAGACACCTCGTGCTTATTTTCATGACTATTAAACAAAAAGcacaattttttacatttgaaaacTCAAAATGAACATGTTTTTTAAACTATAATGAACATTAAAGGAGGAATAATGCAAGCCATCATTCTAAAAGCAAAAATACGCATTATAAAGGTAATCATAATGTACGTTATaaagcattatatatatttcCATTAATATTGTACccaaagttaaaatgcattatattgGCAGATTGCTTGTTACagtttataatgcattatactttATAAAGATGTAAGAATTAATCCTCataattagtgctgtcaatcgattaatcacatccgaAATAAACGATTGCgtttacataatgtgtgtgtaatTATGTGAATTTGACAAggtatttaagaaatatttgcgtGTATAAATAcactttatattatatataaacataatgTTTTCTTagatatatacatgcatgtgtgtgtgagtatttataaacacataattacacacacacacacacacacacattatgtaaacacactttattttggatgtgattaatagGTGCATAATTAATCCATTAAAACACTTTATAgtgtattttatattaaaatgcattaaatctgCAGATTCCTCATTACATCTGAAATGCTTATTTCAGTGTTGTTAATGCATTATACTTTCTAATGGCGtaagaattaatttatgtggtTAAACTTATTCATGAGGTGCATAATTAATGCATAAAAAGTGCATGGCTCTCTTTTGCGTCAGACAGGCTGTGTGCGATTGTCAGAGTACTGAGGTCAGATCCTGAAAGAGGAGCTCAGGGTTCAGCTGGTAAACTGGTTCTTTAACTTTCATCTCATCCTTTCATCACGCATGACCCTCCTCTCACTCTTTTGTCTGATTGTGTGGCGGTCTGGATaaagtctcacacacacacctttattAAAGTGAACGTGTCCTTGTGTTTATCCCCACCATCTGGGTTTTGGGGGCGGGGCTGTGGTGGGCGGGGCCACGTTAAACACCGCCTCCTGTCCGCTCACTGAGCCAATGAAGTAAAGGTTTGCTCCCAGCAGGACGAGCAGCGGCAGGAAGGAGAGCGAGAAACCCAGAGCACTGACACTGCTGTCCAACGCCACACACACCCAGTAGATCagcctgaggacacacacacacacacacgtttgtttttgtgaaatgtggggacattccataggcgtaatggtttttatactgtactaaccgtattttctatccccttacactgcccctaaacctacccatcacacacacacacacctgccgAGCACGAAGATGATGGTGAGCAGCGGCACCAGTTTGAGCATCTCCGGTTGGGCGTACGTGGCCATGACGGCGAGctgcaggaagtagagcaggaagagATGGAGAGAGTCTCGGACGAAGAGTCGATGAACGGAGACCTCACGGTTCACCAACGGCCAGAAGAGAAGAGGCTTCAGAGAGCCCAACCTCAGCCGGGACACGCCCTGGACCAGCAcgcctgacacacacacagacagacacacagacgcacacagacgcagacacacgcacacacacacacacacacacacacacagacagacaaacagacagacacgcgcacacacacgtgaACCGacgcacacacacgtgcgcacacacacacacacacacacacacagacagagacacgcacacagacagacagagacacagagacacacacgcacacacagatagagacacacgcacacagagacagacacacacacacacagacaaacacagacacgcacacagagacagacacacacacagacacacacacacacagagacagacacgcacacagacagacagagacacacacacacagacaaacacagacacacacacagagacagacacagagacacacacgcacacacagatagagacacacgcacacagacaaacacagacacacacacagagacagacacagagacacacacgcacacacagatagagacacacgcacacagacagacaaacagacagacacgcgcacacacacgtgaACCGacgcacacacacgtgcgcacacacacgtgcgcacacacacgtgcgcacacacacacacacacacagacagagacacacgcacacagacagacagagacacagagacagacacagagacacacacgcacacacagatagagacacacgcacacagagacagacacacacacacacagacacgcacacagagacagacacacacgcacacagagacagacacgcacacagagacagacacgcacacagacagacagagacacacacagacacacacacacacagcacatatTACCACTGATACTTTATCTCTGTTTCAGAGACATGATGTTCTTCTGAACGCTATATGAATAAAATGTGTCATTTTcatcactgataataatcataagtgtgtgttgatcatcagatcctcatctgagaatgattagtgactctgaagactggagtaatgatgataaactcagctctgatcacaggaataaatcacactttactatatattcacacagagaacagatgatctacactggaTATGAATATTTCACTGCTGTAATGTGTTTATGAAGATGTTTTGTGGCTCCTCACCAAGCACGATGGGAAGGCTGGCGAAGAACGCACAGCGCAGTGTGTAGATCAACCTGAGGGCGGAGCTGTGGAGGGGCGGGGCTTCGAAGGGGAGGAGCTTATACCCCGCCCACGTCAGTAGCGGGAACATGAGGGCGGCGgccgcgacacacacacacacccgcacgacctccacacacacactgtctgagACAAAACACAAACACTTTCAGCCAATCAAAACTTATTATACAGTactgtatcccacaatgcaatgcactCTACCTGACCCAGGGCTATTATTCTTCACTAAAACCAGAAAAAAAACTAGTTTTGTCACttgaaataatataaaaattaattgaaataataaaatattaaaaaaattacttgaaataaaataaaaaaatcatataaaatatatttaaaaaatgatttacaaaaactgtttcttgaaataaaatagaaatgttaataaaagtaataatgtaagttactttaaataaaacaaacaggaactgaaatataacaaactttattagaaaaatatttttgttacttgaaataaaataaatgttaattgaaacaataataaaaaaacattttattaaaaaaaatctaagaaaAATTACAAACCAAAAAAACTTTAACATTTCTAAAAAACTTTAAGTATTAAAGTATATCACGCTTCagtttcaataaaataaataaaccagaAAACAATCATGATTTTAAGAGTTAAAACTCATTTGATCATTAAAAATAGTTCACAAACGTGCATTTACTCTAATGAGAAATGAGTGCGTTTATTTCCATAATGATAAATGAATGTTGCTCATGTAATAATGCCATGCAAACATTAGCTTCTCTTTGAATTGAGTGCACTCTGATGCTATTTTTATACTCATTATTAAGACTTTTCCCAGGTTTGTAGTCAGTATTAAtgacagtgatattaaaatacCAAACTCAATATGCAGCTTATTGATGTGGCACACTTTATACAGGAAAGCAGATgaacactagcctagaaatctagacgccccctagcggcagcaaatctaatctgccgcgagtgtcgtctagcaactctcaatacccttctgaactgtaatcgccaaactctggtcgggccaatcacatcatgtatagagtcggtgggcggggccataatgacgacggccgagttgcgtttgcgtgcttctagtaaacacagaaactggcgaacggcggtctgtcgaatcagctttgcccgcgactctggaagacttgagttaagcttttctctgagaaaagaacaaagaacggcactgaagtcattctgaagaagggaagatgtgttcagagtttagccgaccggatacggcgaatgtttaatctgtcagctctgcttcaccttcgttgctctggttggtgtagcgctatcctatcgcgtgcagagggagtttgacagacagccgtttatccgcccctcagattgagccgtcaatggtgagtttccagaccaaacatctggatgtgatgtggctctggcttgtcaggctaacattaTGGCACTTTAATGGTGTAAAAGAAGTCGTCAGCTCCCCCTCCGTCTGCTTGATCAGCTCGATAACGCTTTTACTGCGTTATTAATCTGTTTAAAATCAAGCGGTGTAACAActcgatttaaaataaaacccagATCAACCAATCCCAGATTAGCGTTAAACTTAACCTTACAGTGCAACTCACCCTGTAGTGTTTTTCAcgttaaagctccactgtgtgatattttcccccatctagcggtgtaaaggtatatgaccatccagtgaatattagtttctgttcctctcaattctgatttcgttttaactcctacggtggctgatttagtccaagattaacacggcaatccccctcttcacattcgacacggtgccatcgagtgttaaaacgcgaaaggcgaagcttgaatttacgggtatgtccctctttggctactgtactttcaagatggaggagcaacatggcgaccggcattcgaacccctcacccgtatgtgttttcaacggcatattataaacttaccagaatacattattacttgaaagaagtaaatatacattaatgagcacatatatttttgaaagaactaagtgtttttagctaagaataaactaaaagagttacacagtgtagctttaagcgtTTTAAAACCGTCCCGTTGTTTTTAGTGATTGAAATACTGCAGAGGGTGCTCTAGTGTCCAAAACGAGCATCTTGttcacatatttttgttttaagatgGAAATTTGACAGGTTTGTGCTGCAGTTCAGTGGAGGCTCCGCGAGAGTCACGTAACTGAATACTATTGATTCATCTCACGGGGGTTTACCTTTAGGTTTGTCTATGCTGTCGATCCACAGCGGGTGGAAGGGTTGAGGATGGTTTACAGCGAGCAAGTtctgcacacacagatgaatcTTCTCCTTCCAGATCTCCTGCATCGGCATATCTTCACATCCCGCCGGCTGCACGATCATCACGGTCGGTGTGAACGCCTGCACCGCGTTCCCTCTAtcatcctcctcttcatcttcctcctcATCGTCGGCATCGTTCTCCTCCGCCTCCATCCAGTCGTCTCGTCCCTCCTCCGGGTCCTCTGGGCTCTCCGTCCTGCTGTCCGACCCAGGGTCCTCTGCCTCCGCTCGGGTCAGATCCGTCACACACTCGCTGCTGCCATTGAGCTCTTCAGAGTCCTCAGGAGTCTCCatcatggtgtgtgtgtgtgtgtgtccgtctcTCTGTGCTCATGTCATGAACCGCTCAGGATGGATATAAACCTTTCAgatttcagagagagagagagagagagagagagagagagagagagagagagagagagagagagagagagagagagagagatcaaacTTCTGTCAGTCTCTTTAGAAAATGCAGATCAATCATACTAGCTGACATATAATCAGTCAATATAGTTATGTTCAGTTGTGTTTTTATCTCACTTTATTAAGcgttaaattacacaaaaatgAGTTTAATCTCACGTTATTAAGCAATGTATTTGCTCCTGAGCTTTGATGATCTAATTACAACTATAGGAATaagcaaaaatgactttagataaacatcacatttgtcAGAAAAGTATCCTAAAAGTAACGCAACTgattactttccataaaaagtaactaagtagcGCCATTCGTTACTTTCTTTAGTGAGTAGCGCAATattgtaacacattacttttaaaagtgacTTTCTCCAACAATggatactgtatgtgtgtgtgtgtttgtgtttgtgttagtCACCCcttaacaacacacacacacacacacacacacaatacttcTCTGTGAAGTGTGTTAGTTTACTCTTTGACCTGAATGAGTAATGCAGTTACACCAGTTCAACCTGAACTCACGGAAATAAGCACAAAAACAGCAGAAATAAACACAACACCGACCAAAACGCCTTCACTACACTTTAATTCAGGGgatattattaattttaagCTCTTAAAACGCCTCAGATTAGTCTTAAACACCAACTCTAGCGTGAGATCCTTTCACATGAAGTCTGAGAATGAGAGTAAAACGCTGTTTCTTACCTGAGTCTCCATTGAGAAGAATATTATCAATGTATATGGAATATTATAAGTGATAATAAGAGGTCAGGAGAGTGTGAGCAGGATCACTGTGGTCAGACCTATGGGTCAGACACGAACAGGTGCGACCGTCACTCCGCAGGTAAAGCGTTTTCTCGCGCGGGGTCACGTGACTCACGTCGACGCCTCGAACGCAAGTGTCATGTTGTTTACTGAGCGTTGCACATGTGTGCGAGTCAGGCGCGGTGAAACCGAACTACCCCTCAGCTGAGCGACAGCTCCCTCAGCCAATCACATCGCTGCCTGCACGGTAACAGCCAATCACGGTGGAGGACTGCCACAGCGACGCGGAAGTTAGTGTGTACCCACTACAGTGTGATTTCCGAGCGCATCATGAGAAATATCATGTTCAATTTCACTAAACTAATGATGAAGATGATTTAATATCTACCGGGCATCATGAGCGGCATGTGCAGGGAGGTAGTCACACTCCAGCTGGGACATTATTCCAACTTTGTCGGGACGCACTGGTGGAATTTACAGGTGAGTTTGTTTAATAGCGAATATATTCAATTTATAAAAGAAGAATGACTGTTTTTAGTCG encodes the following:
- the tmem79a gene encoding transmembrane protein 79 produces the protein MMETPEDSEELNGSSECVTDLTRAEAEDPGSDSRTESPEDPEEGRDDWMEAEENDADDEEEDEEEDDRGNAVQAFTPTVMIVQPAGCEDMPMQEIWKEKIHLCVQNLLAVNHPQPFHPLWIDSIDKPKDSVCVEVVRVCVCVAAAALMFPLLTWAGYKLLPFEAPPLHSSALRLIYTLRCAFFASLPIVLGVLVQGVSRLRLGSLKPLLFWPLVNREVSVHRLFVRDSLHLFLLYFLQLAVMATYAQPEMLKLVPLLTIIFVLGRLIYWVCVALDSSVSALGFSLSFLPLLVLLGANLYFIGSVSGQEAVFNVAPPTTAPPPKPRWWG